In one Streptomyces sp. NBC_01288 genomic region, the following are encoded:
- a CDS encoding IclR family transcriptional regulator has translation MGRLVPAVTRALDILELFLDGDGTLSAPDIVRKLQLPRTTVHELVTTLAARSYIVPVPGQPGRYRLGVRPYQLGSRYAEQLDLAAEGQQVARSVAETCDETVHVAILEGTDVIYIAKVDSTHAVRMVSAAGRRLPAHCTSVGKMLLASLPEPELTARVPADVSLVAMTPNSIVEPGALREALAEIRSRGVAVESRESNPDVSCVAAPVRDRTGQVVAALSISVPMIRWSDERRVELEQLAAKGAVELSERLGHRSVG, from the coding sequence GTGGGACGACTCGTACCTGCCGTGACCCGGGCTCTCGATATTCTCGAGCTCTTCCTCGACGGGGACGGGACGCTCTCCGCCCCCGACATCGTGCGCAAGCTGCAACTGCCGCGTACGACCGTGCACGAACTGGTCACCACCCTCGCCGCGCGGTCGTACATCGTGCCCGTGCCCGGACAACCGGGACGCTACCGGCTCGGGGTCCGTCCGTACCAGCTCGGGAGCCGATACGCCGAGCAGCTCGACCTCGCCGCCGAGGGGCAGCAGGTCGCCCGGTCCGTCGCCGAGACCTGCGACGAGACGGTGCACGTCGCGATCCTCGAAGGCACCGACGTCATCTACATCGCCAAGGTCGACTCCACGCACGCGGTGCGGATGGTGTCGGCGGCGGGGCGGCGGCTGCCCGCGCACTGCACGTCCGTGGGCAAGATGCTGCTCGCCTCGCTGCCCGAGCCGGAGCTGACCGCGCGCGTTCCGGCCGATGTGTCGTTGGTCGCGATGACGCCGAACAGCATTGTCGAGCCGGGGGCGCTGCGGGAGGCTCTCGCCGAGATCCGGTCGCGGGGGGTCGCCGTCGAGAGCCGTGAGTCGAATCCGGATGTGTCGTGCGTCGCGGCGCCGGTGCGGGACCGTACGGGGCAGGTTGTCGCCGCCCTTTCTATTTCCGTTCCCATGATCCGGTGGAGCGACGAGCGGCGGGTGGAGTTGGAGCAGCTCGCCGCGAAGGGTGCGGTCGAACTGTCGGAGCGGCTCGGGCACAGGAGTGTGGGATGA
- a CDS encoding MAB_1171c family putative transporter — translation MSSLIDYLSCGLLWLGVLVKTPDLIRHWHDPYLRVICVFLGLAGACFLLGAPPTVGAINHLSGIPNLAAPLTYASVTAYGASSQVLIVYWRGGPHVHRTARRWIVAYTFILIGIAVTFALGRTPVERRTDLDTYYATTPFIAEMIVLYLAGHLAAVSVTAVSALRWARQVHGWLRAGLITLGVGSLCGAGYSLTKFAAVIARWCGRDWTRLGTTVSPVAAGLGAVLTVVGVLIPLTGPRLTQWRQARRTYAGLEPLEHELAELLTRRALRLPRPRWSSPATRLVWRQTSIHNALGHLDAFFDRALYERTLEAAAGTTGDPEQAEATAWAAVVAAAVAEERQRDVEERAGDPRPAPADEPGGLPDRAPGTALLVPIADALTRSPLVAAARVRAGTTEGSTRA, via the coding sequence ATGAGCAGCCTGATCGACTACCTCAGCTGCGGCCTGCTGTGGCTGGGCGTGCTGGTGAAGACCCCGGACCTGATACGCCACTGGCACGACCCCTATCTCCGGGTCATCTGCGTGTTCCTCGGCCTGGCCGGGGCCTGCTTCCTCCTCGGGGCGCCGCCCACCGTCGGCGCGATCAACCACCTCAGCGGCATCCCGAACCTCGCCGCGCCGCTGACCTACGCGTCGGTCACCGCGTACGGCGCCTCCTCGCAGGTCCTGATCGTCTACTGGCGGGGCGGGCCGCACGTCCACCGCACCGCCCGCCGCTGGATCGTGGCGTACACCTTCATCCTCATCGGCATCGCCGTGACGTTCGCGCTGGGCCGCACCCCCGTGGAGCGCCGCACCGACCTGGACACCTACTACGCGACCACGCCGTTCATCGCCGAGATGATCGTGCTGTACCTGGCCGGGCACCTCGCCGCCGTCAGTGTCACCGCGGTGTCGGCGCTGCGCTGGGCGCGGCAGGTGCACGGCTGGCTCCGCGCGGGCCTGATCACGCTGGGCGTCGGCTCGCTGTGCGGCGCCGGGTACAGCCTGACCAAGTTCGCGGCGGTGATCGCCCGTTGGTGCGGCCGGGACTGGACGCGGCTCGGGACGACGGTCTCGCCGGTCGCCGCCGGACTGGGCGCGGTCCTGACCGTCGTAGGCGTCCTGATCCCGCTGACCGGCCCCCGGCTGACCCAGTGGCGGCAGGCCCGGCGGACGTACGCCGGTCTCGAACCGCTGGAGCACGAGCTGGCCGAACTCCTCACCCGCCGCGCGCTACGGCTGCCCCGGCCGCGCTGGTCCTCCCCCGCGACCCGGCTGGTGTGGCGGCAGACGAGCATCCACAACGCGCTCGGCCACCTGGACGCGTTCTTCGACCGGGCCCTGTACGAACGGACGTTGGAGGCGGCGGCAGGGACCACCGGCGACCCGGAGCAGGCCGAGGCGACGGCGTGGGCGGCGGTCGTGGCGGCGGCCGTGGCCGAGGAGCGGCAACGTGACGTGGAGGAACGCGCCGGCGACCCGCGCCCCGCGCCCGCCGACGAACCGGGCGGGCTCCCCGACCGCGCCCCCGGCACCGCCCTCCTCGTGCCCATCGCGGACGCGCTGACCCGGTCCCCGCTCGTCGCCGCCGCCCGGGTCCGCGCCGGCACGACGGAAGGGAGCACCCGGGCATGA
- a CDS encoding RrF2 family transcriptional regulator encodes MRISARADYAVRAVLELAVRGDDGPVPDGPVKAETIATAQDIPHKFLEGILGDLRRAGIVDSRRGGGGGYRLARAAGAITVADVIRAVDGPIVSVRGERPTGLAYTGTAEPLLPLWIALRANVRKILEGVTVADIAADALPEPVRALAAEPAAWENP; translated from the coding sequence ATGAGGATCTCGGCACGGGCGGATTACGCGGTACGGGCGGTACTGGAGCTCGCCGTACGGGGTGACGACGGCCCTGTGCCGGACGGTCCGGTGAAGGCCGAGACCATCGCCACCGCGCAGGACATCCCGCACAAATTCCTGGAGGGAATCCTCGGCGACCTCCGGCGCGCCGGGATCGTCGACAGCCGGCGCGGCGGGGGCGGCGGCTACCGGCTGGCCCGCGCGGCCGGCGCGATCACCGTGGCGGACGTCATACGCGCGGTGGACGGCCCGATCGTGTCCGTGCGCGGCGAACGCCCCACCGGCCTCGCCTACACGGGCACCGCCGAACCCCTCCTCCCCCTCTGGATCGCCCTGCGCGCCAACGTCCGCAAGATCCTTGAGGGCGTCACCGTCGCGGACATCGCGGCGGACGCGCTGCCGGAGCCGGTACGGGCGCTGGCGGCGGAGCCCGCGGCCTGGGAGAACCCGTAG
- a CDS encoding SMP-30/gluconolactonase/LRE family protein: MTYEVAVRAEATLGEGPTWDAAAGRLIWIDILGSRVHTYDPVSGVRTVRVTEQHVGAAKPRVGGGLVLNLRDGVGLVDPDGEFRWLHREPVAGRRANDAAVAPDGALWVGTMRYDEAACGGTLSRVAGDGSVQLILDDVAVSNGTGWSPDGRLMYYIDSPTRRIDVFEYADGRVSKRRRFAEVEVGAGFPDGLTVDADGCVWVALWGGGAVRRYTPDGELERVVSLPASLVTACAFGGADLTDLYVTTARVGLEAPEPVAGSLLVVPGAGKGVAQPAFGG, encoded by the coding sequence ATGACGTACGAGGTGGCTGTACGGGCCGAGGCGACGCTTGGTGAGGGGCCGACGTGGGACGCGGCGGCGGGGCGGCTGATCTGGATCGACATCCTTGGGTCCCGGGTGCATACGTACGACCCCGTGTCCGGCGTGCGTACGGTTCGGGTGACCGAGCAGCACGTCGGGGCTGCCAAGCCCCGTGTCGGTGGGGGGCTCGTTCTCAATCTGCGGGACGGGGTCGGGCTTGTCGATCCCGACGGGGAGTTCAGGTGGTTGCATCGGGAGCCGGTTGCCGGGCGGCGGGCCAATGACGCGGCCGTGGCGCCTGACGGGGCCTTGTGGGTGGGGACGATGCGGTACGACGAGGCGGCTTGTGGAGGCACGTTGTCGCGGGTTGCCGGGGACGGGTCCGTGCAGCTGATCCTTGATGACGTGGCCGTGAGCAACGGGACCGGGTGGAGTCCTGATGGGCGGTTGATGTACTACATCGACTCGCCCACCCGTCGGATCGATGTGTTCGAGTACGCGGACGGGCGGGTGTCGAAGCGGCGGCGGTTCGCGGAGGTCGAGGTCGGCGCGGGGTTTCCTGACGGGCTCACCGTTGATGCGGACGGGTGTGTGTGGGTGGCGTTGTGGGGTGGGGGTGCGGTGCGGAGGTATACGCCGGACGGGGAGTTGGAGCGGGTTGTTTCGTTGCCGGCCTCGCTGGTCACCGCGTGCGCGTTCGGGGGGGCGGATTTGACTGACCTCTACGTTACGACTGCTCGGGTGGGGCTTGAGGCGCCGGAACCTGTGGCCGGTTCGCTGTTGGTTGTGCCTGGGGCGGGGAAAGGGGTGGCGCAACCTGCCTTTGGGGGCTGA
- a CDS encoding glycoside hydrolase family 35 protein has translation MELSRRTFSTLAGTAALGFALGGGSGGSGDAYAAHVVPTGPPPAPPAADGQPHTIGYDRYSLIVDGKRLVLWSGEMHPFRLPSPSLWRDVLQKMRAFGYNAVSIYVSWNYHSPAQGSYDFTGIRDLDLFLRMAAETGLYVILRPGPYINAEIDAGGFPGWLTATKGTARTADPTYLSHVDEWLTHVDSIVSKHLFTQGTGTVLLYQIENEYDAQTTQPSDIAYMSHLYKKVRADGIDVPLFHNDKGRNGYWTPGSFDTGADKGGWLYGFDGYPSPSQLPPDWGHYGIGGAKGGATASPKTPGFVPEFGGGWFDPWGGSWFDGKGYAESRRTRDAAYERRFYLTNLANGLTLHNVYMTFGGTSWGWLPAPVVYTSYDYGAAFDEGRNATAKLVPMHQLGHLLRTVPDFAKLDKAADVKADGLKVYHLTNADTGAHVYVLRNDGTKAVTSTLPTTTDDIEVTVPAQDARLLVTQLALGGRKLRYSTITPMMSLTAGRQDIAVFAGTRGEMAHIVVECPDEPVVTRLDAQAAWVWDRGLLHVTVPLGIGGLTRVLVEGGGVDNPLLLVFADEAGSVRLWPYETGSGTALVYGPALLREATVSGTTAQLTGDTIAETGLEVWGPRGIADVTWNGRAVPSTVTNAGSLRSNPDALLPGVPAVPLPALDGWRRKVENQEAAVAFDDSKWTAADRTSTFSTTAVPAGQPLLFADDYGFHYGDVWYRGRFTTTTADDLESVTLAYSTGTQGLLMAWLDGEPLGTHRMPVPTNSSVRQGSWTAKATLPVPEKVRAAGSHVLSVLVRRMQHDQDGKALDTHKVARGLTAVTFKGASPKVSWRLQGEASPDPVRGPQNNGGLYGEREGWHLPGYADAGWEAVTLPRADKRQGVAWYRTSFKLAVDSGIDASIGLVLDDDPTRAYRVQIFLNGWNMGQYINDVGPQHTFALPNGILRTRGTNTLALAVLSDGTTPAGPKDVRLTLLGSAAGGVPVSPVASPGR, from the coding sequence GTGGAGCTGAGCAGGCGTACCTTCAGCACCCTCGCGGGAACGGCCGCGCTCGGATTCGCGCTGGGGGGTGGCAGCGGCGGTAGCGGGGACGCGTACGCCGCGCATGTCGTGCCGACCGGCCCGCCCCCCGCGCCTCCGGCCGCGGACGGGCAGCCCCACACGATCGGGTACGACCGCTACTCCCTGATCGTCGACGGAAAACGCCTGGTCCTGTGGTCGGGCGAGATGCACCCCTTCCGGCTGCCGAGCCCGTCCCTGTGGCGCGACGTCCTCCAGAAGATGCGCGCCTTCGGCTACAACGCGGTCAGCATCTACGTCTCGTGGAACTACCACTCCCCCGCCCAGGGCAGCTACGACTTCACGGGCATCCGGGACCTCGACCTGTTCCTGCGCATGGCCGCCGAGACCGGCCTCTACGTCATCCTGCGCCCCGGCCCGTACATCAACGCGGAGATCGACGCGGGCGGCTTCCCCGGCTGGCTCACCGCCACGAAGGGCACGGCCCGCACCGCCGACCCGACGTATCTCTCGCACGTCGACGAGTGGCTGACTCACGTCGACTCCATCGTCTCCAAGCACCTGTTCACCCAGGGCACGGGCACGGTCCTGCTCTACCAGATCGAGAACGAGTACGACGCCCAGACCACCCAGCCGTCCGACATCGCCTACATGTCCCACCTGTACAAGAAGGTGCGCGCCGACGGGATCGACGTCCCCCTGTTCCACAACGACAAGGGACGCAACGGCTATTGGACCCCGGGGTCCTTCGACACCGGCGCGGACAAGGGCGGTTGGCTGTACGGCTTCGACGGGTATCCCTCGCCGTCCCAACTCCCGCCGGACTGGGGGCACTACGGGATCGGCGGGGCGAAGGGCGGGGCCACCGCCAGCCCCAAGACCCCTGGTTTCGTGCCGGAGTTCGGTGGCGGCTGGTTCGACCCGTGGGGCGGGTCCTGGTTCGACGGCAAGGGGTACGCGGAGTCGCGCCGGACGCGTGACGCGGCGTACGAACGGCGTTTCTATCTCACCAACCTCGCCAACGGACTCACCCTGCACAACGTCTACATGACTTTCGGCGGCACCTCGTGGGGCTGGCTGCCCGCGCCGGTCGTCTATACCTCGTACGACTACGGCGCCGCCTTCGACGAGGGCCGCAACGCGACCGCGAAGCTCGTGCCGATGCACCAACTCGGCCATCTGCTGCGGACCGTGCCCGACTTCGCGAAGCTGGACAAGGCGGCGGACGTCAAGGCGGACGGCCTGAAGGTCTACCACCTCACCAACGCCGACACCGGCGCGCACGTCTACGTCCTGCGCAACGACGGTACGAAGGCGGTCACTTCGACGCTGCCGACCACGACCGACGACATCGAGGTCACCGTCCCGGCCCAGGACGCCCGCCTCCTCGTCACCCAACTCGCCCTCGGCGGGCGCAAGCTGAGGTACTCGACGATCACGCCGATGATGTCCCTCACCGCCGGCCGGCAGGACATCGCCGTGTTCGCCGGGACACGCGGCGAGATGGCCCACATCGTGGTCGAGTGCCCGGACGAGCCCGTGGTGACCCGGCTCGACGCGCAGGCCGCCTGGGTCTGGGACCGCGGTCTCCTGCACGTCACCGTCCCGCTCGGCATCGGCGGCCTGACCCGCGTCCTCGTCGAGGGCGGCGGCGTCGACAACCCCCTCCTGCTGGTCTTCGCCGACGAGGCCGGCTCCGTACGCCTGTGGCCGTACGAGACCGGTTCGGGCACCGCGCTGGTCTACGGCCCGGCACTGCTCCGTGAGGCCACCGTCAGCGGGACGACCGCCCAGCTCACCGGTGACACCATCGCCGAGACCGGCCTGGAGGTGTGGGGGCCGCGCGGCATCGCCGACGTCACCTGGAACGGGCGGGCCGTGCCCTCGACCGTCACCAACGCGGGCAGCCTGCGCTCGAACCCGGACGCGCTGCTGCCGGGGGTGCCCGCGGTACCGCTCCCCGCACTCGACGGCTGGCGCCGGAAGGTGGAGAACCAGGAGGCCGCGGTCGCCTTCGACGACTCCAAGTGGACGGCGGCGGACAGGACTTCGACGTTCAGCACGACGGCCGTCCCCGCCGGGCAGCCGCTGCTCTTCGCCGACGACTACGGCTTCCACTACGGCGACGTCTGGTACCGGGGCCGCTTCACGACGACCACGGCCGACGACCTGGAGTCGGTGACCCTCGCCTACAGCACCGGCACCCAGGGGCTGCTGATGGCCTGGCTCGACGGCGAACCGCTCGGCACCCACCGGATGCCGGTGCCGACGAACAGCAGTGTGCGGCAGGGCAGTTGGACGGCGAAGGCGACTCTGCCGGTCCCGGAGAAGGTGCGCGCGGCCGGCTCGCACGTCCTGTCCGTGCTGGTGCGGCGGATGCAGCACGACCAGGACGGCAAGGCCCTCGACACCCACAAGGTGGCCCGGGGTCTGACTGCGGTGACCTTCAAGGGCGCCTCGCCGAAGGTGAGTTGGCGACTCCAGGGCGAGGCCTCACCCGACCCGGTGCGCGGGCCGCAGAACAACGGCGGGCTGTACGGCGAGCGGGAGGGCTGGCACCTGCCGGGGTACGCGGACGCCGGCTGGGAGGCCGTCACCCTCCCCCGCGCCGACAAGCGGCAGGGCGTGGCCTGGTACCGGACCAGTTTCAAGCTCGCCGTGGACAGCGGCATCGACGCCTCGATCGGCCTCGTCCTCGACGACGACCCGACGCGCGCCTACCGCGTCCAGATCTTCCTCAACGGCTGGAACATGGGCCAGTACATCAACGACGTGGGCCCGCAGCACACCTTCGCCCTGCCGAACGGGATCCTCCGCACCCGGGGCACCAACACCCTCGCCCTGGCCGTCCTGTCCGACGGCACCACACCGGCCGGCCCGAAGGACGTACGGCTGACTCTGTTGGGGAGTGCGGCCGGAGGAGTACCGGTCTCGCCGGTGGCCTCCCCCGGCCGGTAG
- a CDS encoding MAB_1171c family putative transporter yields MSLMVYLAAAVFGLSCTVLLRRPWRIPRDPLTLSTCAAIVLGSLALVCSAPLTLGTVNRLTGIPNFGAPLTYGMLSAYSCSLLVLLIHWRGGSPARIRRMVLRSMAAYGALIVAIVVLFTLADPSTERLTDLDTYYAGTPYMSEMIVLYLLGHSAATLALCTVCVTWAREVTGLLRTGLQLILLGTLLDVVGFQLVKYAALVARWTGHNLDFLSTGVAPPMASLAALTCSAGFALPRLLPMARAHWRDLNDLRGLGPLWSEVRFASIAPKPPSALRQLPRMRLHWREVSIHDGLLALTPYFDDHLRERTRHAALHKGHSPHEARVTAEAAMVADAARRAAAQEQPFNTPSTYRLYATEVSDTGGLVELARALAQSRLTATPAEAKTLADLDNTGA; encoded by the coding sequence ATGAGCCTCATGGTGTATCTCGCCGCCGCCGTCTTCGGGCTGTCCTGCACCGTGCTGCTGCGCCGCCCCTGGCGGATCCCGCGCGACCCGTTGACCCTGTCCACCTGCGCGGCGATCGTCCTCGGCTCGCTGGCCCTGGTCTGCTCGGCACCGCTGACCCTGGGCACGGTCAACCGCCTCACCGGCATCCCGAACTTCGGTGCCCCGCTGACCTACGGCATGCTCTCCGCCTACAGCTGCTCCCTGCTCGTCCTGCTGATCCACTGGCGGGGCGGTTCCCCCGCCCGGATCCGCCGCATGGTCCTGCGCAGCATGGCCGCCTACGGCGCGCTGATCGTGGCCATCGTCGTGCTGTTCACGCTGGCCGACCCGAGCACCGAGCGGCTCACCGACCTCGACACGTACTACGCGGGAACGCCGTACATGAGCGAGATGATCGTGCTCTACCTGCTCGGGCACAGCGCGGCCACCCTGGCGCTGTGCACGGTGTGCGTCACCTGGGCCCGCGAGGTGACCGGCCTGCTCAGGACCGGTCTCCAGCTGATCCTCCTCGGCACCCTGCTGGACGTGGTGGGCTTCCAGCTCGTCAAGTACGCGGCGCTGGTGGCCCGTTGGACCGGGCACAACCTCGACTTCCTCTCCACCGGCGTGGCCCCGCCGATGGCTTCCTTGGCCGCCCTGACCTGTTCGGCCGGCTTCGCCCTCCCGAGGCTCCTGCCCATGGCCCGAGCCCACTGGCGCGACCTCAACGACCTGCGCGGGCTTGGCCCGTTGTGGTCGGAGGTCCGCTTCGCGTCCATCGCCCCCAAGCCCCCCAGCGCCCTGCGCCAACTCCCCCGCATGCGCCTCCACTGGCGCGAAGTCTCCATCCACGACGGCCTGTTGGCCCTCACCCCCTACTTCGACGACCACCTCCGCGAACGCACCCGCCACGCCGCCCTCCACAAGGGCCACTCCCCCCACGAGGCCCGCGTGACCGCCGAAGCAGCCATGGTCGCCGACGCCGCCCGCCGAGCCGCAGCCCAGGAACAACCCTTCAACACCCCGAGCACGTACCGCCTTTACGCCACGGAGGTCTCCGACACGGGGGGTCTGGTAGAGCTGGCACGAGCGCTGGCGCAGTCCCGCCTGACGGCAACACCGGCGGAAGCAAAGACGCTGGCCGACTTGGACAACACGGGCGCCTGA
- the arfA gene encoding arabinosylfuranosidase ArfA, with the protein MRTARFTLDPAFTVGEVNPRLFGSFVEHLGRCVYTGIFEPDHPTADDQGIRQDVLDLVRELGVTTIRYPGGNFVSGYKWEDSVGPAETRPRRLDLAWRSTESNRFGLSEYIAFLKKLGPQAEPMMAINLGTRGVAEALELQEYANHPAGTTLAEQRIAHGDKDPFGIKVWCLGNEMDGPWQTGHKTAEEYGRIAAETARAMRQIDAGVELVACGSSSQAMPTFAEWESTVLQETYDLVDYISLHAYYQPTDGDLDSFIASAVDMESFIENVVATADHVGARLKSKKKINLSFDEWNVWYTSDWEEQTKNADPAEWPEAPRLLEDNYSVMDAVVFGSLMIALLRHADRVTVACLAQLVNVIAPIMTEPGGPAWRQTTFFPFAQASRYGRGQVLDVRVDSPKQETRKYGEADLLHATAVRGEDGSVTVFAVNRSRTESLPLEVGLNGLDLTSVVEHSALADADPDARNTLADPERVAPHEVEGTTLQDGTLTAVLEPLSWNMIRLG; encoded by the coding sequence ATGCGCACCGCCCGCTTCACTCTCGACCCCGCCTTCACCGTCGGCGAAGTCAACCCCCGCCTCTTCGGCTCGTTCGTAGAACACCTCGGCCGCTGCGTATACACCGGCATCTTCGAACCGGACCACCCCACCGCGGACGACCAAGGCATCCGCCAGGACGTCCTAGACCTGGTCCGCGAACTCGGCGTCACCACCATCCGCTACCCCGGCGGCAACTTCGTCTCCGGCTACAAGTGGGAGGACTCGGTAGGCCCCGCAGAGACCCGTCCCCGCCGCCTCGACCTCGCCTGGCGCTCGACGGAGTCCAACCGGTTCGGCCTGTCCGAATACATCGCGTTCCTGAAGAAGCTCGGCCCCCAGGCAGAACCGATGATGGCGATCAACCTCGGCACGCGCGGAGTCGCCGAGGCCCTGGAACTCCAGGAGTACGCCAACCACCCCGCCGGCACGACCCTCGCCGAGCAGCGGATCGCCCACGGCGACAAGGACCCCTTCGGCATCAAGGTCTGGTGTCTCGGCAACGAGATGGACGGCCCCTGGCAGACGGGCCACAAGACCGCCGAGGAGTACGGCCGGATCGCCGCCGAGACGGCCCGCGCGATGCGCCAGATCGACGCCGGTGTCGAACTCGTCGCCTGCGGCTCCTCCTCCCAGGCCATGCCGACCTTCGCCGAGTGGGAGTCGACGGTCCTCCAGGAGACGTACGACCTGGTCGACTACATCTCGCTGCACGCCTACTACCAGCCGACCGACGGCGACCTCGACTCCTTCATCGCCTCGGCCGTCGACATGGAGTCGTTCATCGAGAACGTGGTCGCGACCGCCGACCACGTGGGCGCCCGCCTCAAGTCGAAGAAGAAGATCAACCTCTCCTTCGACGAGTGGAACGTCTGGTACACGTCGGACTGGGAGGAGCAGACGAAGAACGCGGACCCGGCCGAGTGGCCGGAGGCCCCGCGTCTCCTGGAGGACAACTACAGCGTCATGGACGCGGTGGTCTTCGGCTCGCTCATGATCGCCCTGCTCCGGCACGCCGACCGCGTCACCGTCGCCTGCCTCGCCCAGCTCGTCAACGTCATCGCGCCGATCATGACCGAGCCCGGCGGCCCGGCCTGGCGGCAGACGACGTTCTTCCCCTTCGCGCAGGCCTCGCGGTACGGCCGCGGCCAGGTCCTCGACGTCCGCGTCGACTCCCCGAAGCAGGAGACGCGGAAGTACGGCGAGGCCGACCTGCTGCACGCCACCGCGGTGCGCGGCGAGGACGGTTCGGTCACGGTGTTCGCCGTCAACCGCAGCCGCACCGAGTCCCTCCCGCTCGAAGTCGGCCTGAACGGCCTGGACTTGACGTCGGTCGTCGAGCACAGCGCCCTCGCGGACGCCGACCCGGACGCCCGCAACACCCTGGCCGACCCGGAGCGGGTGGCCCCGCACGAGGTCGAGGGCACCACCCTCCAGGACGGCACCCTGACCGCCGTACTGGAGCCGCTGTCCTGGAACATGATCCGACTCGGCTGA
- a CDS encoding DUF6545 domain-containing protein — MVTTFLGELYTSFVWVPTVVLGAALALKLPTIIRMWRDPLLRAVGGLLLFACALFVSVTPSVIGWINRVTGVPNFAAPWAYSLLTAFSGAGLLLIVAWRFGLSDRSNTTRRARRWIISVYSGVIVALWVLFALADVPVERVRDLDTYYAGTPFMREEILLYLLAHTVAALITVRLIWNWVRADALHGWLRWGLTFLGAGYTLSLVFDLAKLTAVTARWTGHDLDALSTDVAPCSACLAAVLIAVGFILPHTGQYLHGRLRVRLAHHRLRPLYVLMRSVDGAGVPFLLCAAPELRLIRRETYIRDVLLPLARHLDEDLRTRAHRAALRLGCTPRRAKALAAAVAILDAIDSGRRDDGTGHPDTADLLQEIGPVSRALRHRDAIDAVRVAARSEGTGAGAAETVGAVQANSAAQVNSGPPAASSADPVRRTPPVHPAEAPRFLLPRRR; from the coding sequence GTGGTGACGACCTTCCTCGGTGAGCTGTACACGTCCTTCGTATGGGTCCCCACGGTGGTCCTCGGTGCCGCCCTCGCGCTGAAGCTGCCGACCATCATCCGGATGTGGCGGGACCCGCTGCTGCGGGCGGTCGGCGGGCTGCTGCTGTTCGCCTGCGCGCTGTTCGTGTCCGTGACGCCGTCGGTCATCGGCTGGATCAACCGGGTCACCGGTGTGCCCAACTTCGCGGCGCCGTGGGCGTATTCGCTGCTCACCGCGTTCAGCGGAGCGGGGTTACTGCTCATCGTCGCCTGGCGCTTCGGGCTGTCCGACCGTTCGAACACGACCCGGCGCGCCAGACGCTGGATCATCTCCGTCTACTCGGGCGTGATCGTGGCGCTGTGGGTGCTGTTCGCCCTCGCCGACGTGCCGGTGGAGCGGGTGCGGGACCTGGACACGTACTACGCCGGCACGCCCTTCATGCGCGAGGAGATCCTGCTCTATCTGCTCGCGCACACCGTGGCCGCGCTGATCACCGTGCGGCTCATCTGGAACTGGGTCCGCGCGGACGCCCTGCACGGCTGGCTGCGCTGGGGACTGACGTTCCTGGGCGCGGGTTACACGCTGAGCCTGGTCTTCGATCTCGCCAAACTCACGGCGGTGACGGCCCGTTGGACGGGGCACGACCTCGACGCGCTCAGCACGGACGTCGCTCCGTGCTCGGCCTGCCTCGCCGCCGTACTGATCGCCGTCGGTTTCATCCTGCCGCACACCGGCCAGTACCTGCACGGCCGCCTGCGCGTACGCCTCGCCCACCACCGGCTCCGGCCGCTGTACGTCCTGATGCGCTCCGTCGACGGCGCCGGCGTCCCCTTCCTGCTGTGCGCGGCGCCCGAACTGCGCCTGATCCGCCGGGAGACGTACATCCGCGACGTCCTCCTGCCCCTCGCCCGCCACCTCGACGAGGACCTCCGCACCCGCGCCCACCGCGCCGCCCTCCGCCTCGGCTGCACCCCGCGCCGTGCGAAGGCCCTCGCGGCGGCGGTGGCGATCCTGGACGCCATCGACTCCGGCCGCCGCGACGACGGCACCGGACATCCCGACACCGCCGACCTCCTCCAGGAGATCGGGCCCGTCTCCCGCGCCCTGCGCCACCGCGACGCCATCGACGCGGTGCGGGTGGCGGCGAGGAGTGAGGGGACGGGGGCCGGCGCGGCGGAGACGGTGGGTGCCGTTCAGGCCAATTCCGCGGCTCAGGTCAACTCCGGGCCCCCGGCGGCGAGTTCGGCGGACCCGGTGCGTCGTACTCCCCCCGTCCATCCCGCGGAAGCGCCCCGCTTCCTGCTGCCGCGGCGACGGTGA
- a CDS encoding toxin, translated as MRRFAGALIDPMRVPVPADPEALFDALVDSVTRWRGREIVVRREVFPPHTASGLWLEGDTYDVIVIDKRAAAWHQIVIFCHEVWHMHQRTAAPAPEPTADGSPRPVAARTDFSLADEQEADRFGMLMSGRLRPWLQAAATANPAHDPAADDGTQGVAGRIGAALNYRGTRK; from the coding sequence ATGCGCCGGTTCGCCGGTGCCCTCATCGATCCCATGCGCGTCCCGGTCCCGGCCGACCCCGAGGCCCTGTTCGACGCGCTGGTCGACTCCGTCACGCGCTGGCGGGGGCGTGAGATCGTCGTCCGCCGCGAGGTGTTCCCGCCGCACACCGCCAGCGGGCTGTGGCTGGAGGGCGACACCTACGACGTCATCGTCATCGACAAGCGGGCCGCCGCCTGGCACCAGATCGTGATCTTCTGCCACGAGGTGTGGCACATGCACCAGCGCACCGCCGCCCCCGCGCCGGAACCGACCGCCGACGGCAGCCCCCGGCCCGTCGCCGCCCGTACCGACTTCAGCCTCGCCGACGAACAAGAGGCGGACAGGTTCGGCATGTTGATGAGCGGCCGGCTGCGACCCTGGCTCCAGGCGGCGGCCACAGCGAACCCCGCGCACGATCCCGCGGCCGACGACGGCACGCAGGGGGTCGCCGGGCGGATCGGCGCCGCCCTCAACTACCGCGGGACCAGAAAATGA